The Serpentinimonas maccroryi genome has a segment encoding these proteins:
- a CDS encoding LysR family transcriptional regulator, with amino-acid sequence MIDLRHLRYFQAVAQELHFGRAAARVHISQPALSRQIQQLESEIGTPLLLRTQRRVELLPAGQLLLDRSNLVLQDVARAVIDARRTGAGELGRLLVGFIHSSTYGILPLIIERFRHLYPAIELELQEMTIVEQHGALVRGVIDIGLLRIQPAPADLEFQPVLEDPFLVAVPHSHRLAAQTAVSLSELKGEEMVMFSSRGSPLFHSRIVAMCERVGFTPRVAQIATQIHTVAGLVSAGVGLAIIPGSARNLQPQGVQFLEILDRPEPLQVGLSWLRGKGDTPSIRVFREVTLAVAAQLGGKDQVRTQRS; translated from the coding sequence ATGATAGACCTACGACATCTTCGGTATTTTCAAGCCGTCGCCCAAGAACTCCACTTCGGGCGAGCGGCTGCACGGGTGCACATTTCACAACCTGCGCTGTCACGACAAATTCAGCAGTTGGAATCTGAAATCGGGACACCACTGTTGCTGCGCACACAAAGACGCGTTGAGCTGCTGCCGGCTGGACAACTGCTACTAGACCGAAGCAACTTGGTACTCCAAGACGTGGCGCGAGCGGTGATCGATGCGCGGCGCACGGGCGCCGGGGAGCTGGGTCGTCTGTTGGTAGGCTTCATTCACTCATCAACTTACGGGATACTTCCCTTGATCATCGAGCGCTTCCGCCACCTCTATCCGGCCATCGAACTCGAACTGCAAGAAATGACCATTGTTGAACAGCATGGGGCCCTCGTACGGGGCGTGATCGACATCGGGCTCTTGCGGATTCAACCAGCACCTGCTGATTTGGAGTTTCAACCGGTGCTGGAGGACCCTTTCCTCGTCGCCGTACCACACTCGCACCGGCTGGCGGCGCAGACCGCAGTAAGCTTGTCAGAGCTCAAAGGAGAAGAGATGGTGATGTTCTCCTCACGCGGAAGCCCGCTGTTTCATTCTCGGATAGTGGCGATGTGCGAACGTGTTGGGTTCACACCACGCGTGGCACAAATAGCCACCCAAATTCACACTGTAGCTGGACTGGTCAGTGCTGGTGTCGGCCTAGCAATCATCCCTGGTTCCGCCCGCAATCTGCAGCCGCAGGGGGTCCAGTTCCTTGAGATCCTTGACCGCCCTGAACCCTTGCAGGTCGGGCTCAGCTGGTTGCGCGGCAAGGGAGACACGCCATCCATTCGCGTCTTTCGCGAGGTAACACTAGCAGTGGCAGCCCAGCTTGGCGGTAAAGACCAAGTAAGAACGCAAAGGTCATAA
- a CDS encoding glycerate kinase type-2 family protein, which translates to MTTTSHTETLLHSAHVATDHFGSAPAPLLRQLFAAAVAAAQPALCLPPHLPRAAEIGSGRLWVVGAGKASAAMAQAVEAHWDGDPQALGGLVVTRYGHEAPCSRIEIVAAAHPVPDLAGWRAAERVLASVQGLSAADTVLCLLSGGGSALWPLALPGLGLAEQQALARAMLASGARIGEINCLRRHLSALQGGRLAAACYPARVLTLLISDVPGDDPADIASGPTVPDPSTCADALAIAQRYRLPLPAAALELLHSGRGETIKPGDARLARSELRWLATPQMALEAAASAARAAGFEAHILSDALQGEAREVGKVLAALARQIAQRQQPFAAPCLLLSGGETSVTLRTPSPGQGGRNVECLLACALELVGQPGVHALMADTDGIDGNGPAAGALIGPDTLARAQALGLDAQHMLDQHDAHGFFAALGDALHSGPTRTNVNDFRALLIAPP; encoded by the coding sequence ATGACCACCACTTCGCACACTGAAACATTGCTGCATTCTGCGCATGTTGCAACCGACCACTTTGGCAGCGCCCCCGCCCCCCTGCTGCGCCAGCTCTTTGCCGCCGCCGTGGCCGCTGCGCAACCGGCGCTGTGCTTGCCGCCGCACCTGCCGCGCGCGGCCGAAATCGGCTCTGGCCGCCTGTGGGTGGTAGGGGCGGGCAAGGCCTCGGCGGCGATGGCGCAGGCCGTGGAGGCGCACTGGGATGGCGACCCGCAGGCCTTGGGTGGCTTGGTGGTGACGCGCTACGGCCACGAAGCGCCGTGCTCGCGCATTGAGATCGTGGCTGCGGCGCACCCGGTGCCCGACTTGGCGGGCTGGCGTGCCGCCGAGCGCGTGCTGGCCAGCGTGCAGGGTTTGAGCGCCGCCGATACCGTGCTGTGCCTGCTCTCGGGCGGGGGTTCGGCCTTGTGGCCGCTGGCGCTGCCCGGCTTGGGGCTGGCCGAGCAGCAGGCGCTGGCGCGCGCCATGTTGGCCAGCGGGGCCCGCATCGGCGAGATCAACTGCCTGCGCCGCCACCTCTCGGCGCTGCAGGGTGGGCGGCTGGCGGCGGCTTGCTACCCGGCGCGCGTGCTCACACTGCTGATCTCGGATGTGCCCGGCGACGACCCGGCCGACATCGCCTCCGGCCCCACCGTGCCCGACCCCAGCACCTGCGCCGATGCGCTGGCGATCGCGCAGCGCTACCGCCTGCCCCTGCCAGCGGCGGCGCTGGAGCTGCTGCACAGCGGGCGCGGCGAAACGATTAAACCGGGTGATGCGCGGCTGGCACGCAGCGAGCTGCGCTGGCTCGCCACCCCGCAAATGGCGCTGGAAGCCGCGGCCAGCGCCGCGCGCGCCGCCGGTTTTGAGGCGCACATACTGAGCGACGCGCTGCAAGGCGAGGCGCGCGAAGTGGGCAAGGTGCTGGCGGCGCTGGCGCGCCAGATCGCGCAGCGCCAGCAGCCCTTTGCCGCGCCGTGCCTGCTGCTCTCGGGCGGCGAGACCAGCGTCACGCTGCGCACCCCCAGCCCCGGCCAAGGCGGGCGCAACGTCGAGTGCCTGCTGGCTTGCGCGCTCGAATTGGTCGGCCAGCCGGGTGTGCATGCCTTGATGGCCGACACCGACGGCATCGACGGCAACGGCCCCGCCGCCGGAGCCCTGATCGGCCCCGACACGCTGGCGCGCGCGCAAGCCCTGGGGCTGGATGCGCAGCACATGCTCGACCAGCACGACGCGCACGGCTTTTTCGCCGCCTTGGGCGACGCGCTGCACAGCGGCCCCACGCGCACCAATGTGAACGACTTCCGGGCGCTACTGATTGCTCCGCCCTGA
- a CDS encoding metallophosphoesterase family protein, which translates to MSLVLQVSDTHFGTEQPPVLEALAALAQQLRPDLAVLSGDITQRARPGQFRAARAFMDRLGAPLLAIPGNHDIPLLDLWTRLRRPYARYLAAFGPELEPLHSSPELLVLCLNTTRPWRHKHGEVSAAQIERVAQRLEAATAAQLRVVVVHQPVAVIRSSDVVNLLRGHEAALQRWAAAGADLVLGGHIHLPYVRAVDGLARPLWAVQAGTAVSARVREGLPNSVNLLRWGAPHASPGCCQIEQWDYAAAQRAFVRAAVTEVRPARA; encoded by the coding sequence GTGAGCCTCGTGCTGCAGGTCTCGGACACGCACTTTGGCACCGAACAGCCCCCGGTGCTCGAGGCGCTGGCGGCGCTGGCGCAGCAGCTGCGCCCCGATTTGGCGGTGCTCTCGGGCGACATCACACAGCGCGCGCGGCCGGGGCAGTTTCGCGCCGCCCGCGCCTTCATGGACCGGCTGGGCGCACCACTGCTGGCGATTCCGGGCAACCACGACATCCCGCTGCTCGACCTCTGGACGCGCCTGCGTCGCCCCTACGCCAGGTATCTGGCGGCCTTTGGGCCGGAACTCGAACCCCTGCACAGTTCGCCCGAGCTGCTGGTGCTGTGCCTCAACACCACACGGCCCTGGCGGCACAAGCATGGCGAGGTGTCGGCGGCACAGATCGAGCGCGTGGCCCAGCGGCTCGAAGCGGCCACTGCGGCGCAGTTGCGCGTGGTGGTGGTGCACCAGCCGGTGGCCGTGATCCGGAGCAGCGATGTGGTGAACCTTCTGCGCGGGCACGAAGCGGCGCTGCAGCGCTGGGCCGCCGCCGGTGCCGATCTGGTGCTGGGCGGACACATCCACCTGCCTTATGTGCGGGCCGTTGACGGGCTGGCGCGGCCGCTGTGGGCGGTGCAGGCGGGCACGGCGGTGTCGGCGCGGGTGCGCGAAGGCCTGCCCAATTCGGTCAATCTGCTGCGTTGGGGCGCACCGCATGCAAGCCCGGGCTGCTGCCAGATCGAGCAATGGGACTACGCCGCCGCGCAGCGCGCCTTTGTGCGCGCAGCCGTCACCGAAGTCCGGCCGGCGCGGGCCTGA
- a CDS encoding diacylglycerol/lipid kinase family protein codes for MSPSPTIDPAAALQLVINAASGRSAADAKGALIDSVLQAAGRRGELHFCQPAELSAVAQQATAKALATGTAVVAVGGDGTLNTVAQYAHAAGCPMGAVPQGTFNYFARTHGIPTDPAEAVRGLLGWAAQPVQVAAINQRLFLVNASMGLYTDLLEDREAYKARFGRSRWVAFWSACVTLLRAQRQLRLHIEQGIEARDVRTLVL; via the coding sequence ATGAGCCCCAGCCCCACCATCGACCCCGCCGCGGCGCTGCAGCTCGTCATCAACGCGGCTTCGGGCCGCAGCGCCGCCGACGCCAAGGGCGCGCTCATCGACAGCGTGTTGCAGGCCGCTGGACGGCGCGGGGAGCTGCATTTTTGCCAGCCGGCTGAGCTGAGCGCGGTGGCGCAACAAGCCACGGCCAAGGCGCTGGCCACCGGCACGGCGGTGGTGGCCGTGGGCGGCGACGGCACCCTGAACACGGTGGCGCAGTACGCGCACGCGGCCGGCTGCCCCATGGGGGCCGTGCCCCAAGGCACCTTCAACTACTTTGCGCGCACGCACGGCATACCCACCGACCCGGCCGAGGCGGTGCGTGGGCTGCTGGGCTGGGCCGCGCAACCGGTGCAGGTGGCGGCCATCAACCAGCGCCTGTTCCTGGTCAACGCCAGCATGGGCCTGTACACCGATCTGCTGGAAGACCGCGAGGCCTACAAGGCGCGCTTCGGGCGCAGCCGCTGGGTGGCGTTCTGGTCTGCCTGCGTCACGTTGCTGCGCGCGCAGCGCCAGTTGCGCCTGCACATCGAACAGGGCATTGAGGCCCGCGATGTGCGCACGCTGGTGCTGTAA
- a CDS encoding DUF3616 domain-containing protein: MPNTRSANAVRLEFSADCLVKTNLSGAAFTGDWLWVAGDEACGVERLRRLEPVGRETLRFGEVCDFPLADLLDLPGAPDEEADIEGMAVVDGFLWLVGSHGLKRKNAKPERSHADNARRLAKLALDGNRRLLACLPIEPDASGAPCLVRLAADGRRALRIKGDAQHNLLTRALADDPHFGPYLQIPGKDNGFDIEGLAVFGRRLLLGLRGPVLRGWSALLEIEVQARGDELRLVPLDDNGTLLRKHFLQLDGLGVRDLHFSGDDLYLLAGPTMVLNGEIRVYKWPAARLLLEANLEPVRFESALSESVVLPHGQGSNRAEAICDLPADLAGRKPSWLVLYDAPGADRREGEHTVFGDLLRHD; the protein is encoded by the coding sequence ATGCCCAACACCCGAAGCGCCAATGCCGTGCGGCTGGAGTTCAGCGCCGACTGCCTGGTTAAAACCAACCTCTCGGGGGCGGCCTTTACGGGCGACTGGCTTTGGGTGGCGGGCGACGAAGCCTGTGGCGTCGAGCGCCTGCGCCGGCTCGAGCCGGTGGGACGCGAGACGCTGCGCTTTGGCGAGGTGTGCGATTTCCCGCTGGCCGACCTGCTCGATCTGCCCGGCGCCCCCGACGAAGAGGCCGACATCGAGGGCATGGCGGTGGTGGACGGCTTTTTGTGGCTGGTGGGCTCGCATGGCCTGAAGCGCAAAAACGCCAAACCCGAGCGCAGCCACGCCGACAACGCCCGGCGGCTGGCCAAGCTGGCCCTAGACGGCAACCGGCGCCTGCTGGCCTGCCTGCCGATCGAGCCCGACGCCAGCGGCGCGCCTTGCTTGGTGCGCTTGGCCGCCGACGGCCGCCGCGCCCTGCGCATCAAGGGCGATGCCCAACACAACCTGCTCACGCGGGCGCTGGCCGACGACCCGCACTTCGGGCCCTACCTGCAAATCCCGGGCAAGGACAACGGCTTTGACATCGAAGGCCTGGCGGTGTTCGGGCGCCGGCTGCTGCTGGGCCTGCGCGGGCCGGTGCTGCGCGGCTGGTCGGCGCTGCTCGAGATCGAAGTGCAGGCGCGCGGCGACGAACTGCGCCTGGTACCGCTGGACGACAACGGCACGCTGCTGCGCAAACACTTTTTGCAGCTCGATGGCTTGGGTGTGCGCGATTTGCATTTTTCTGGCGACGACCTGTACCTGCTGGCCGGCCCGACGATGGTGCTCAACGGCGAAATCCGCGTCTATAAATGGCCGGCCGCGCGGCTGCTTCTCGAAGCCAACCTGGAGCCGGTGCGGTTCGAGTCGGCGCTGAGCGAATCGGTGGTGCTGCCGCATGGCCAGGGCAGCAACCGCGCCGAAGCGATCTGCGATCTGCCGGCCGACCTTGCGGGGCGCAAGCCCAGCTGGCTGGTGTTGTACGACGCACCCGGTGCCGATCGCCGAGAGGGCGAGCACACCGTCTTTGGCGACCTGCTGCGCCACGATTGA
- a CDS encoding tripartite tricarboxylate transporter permease has product MMSLELAWALAGPALLGAGLGTLVGVLPGIGPAATMALLLPASFLLEPQAAIVLLCGVYFGAQYGSSTTAILLKLPGEASGVVTAEEGHRLALKGQAGVALAVAALASFLAGLITAALVAALTPALARLALGLGPADVAALVLLAAVALVCIGQPQRLKALAMLLLGLMLGLVGTDFGGGAPRFTLGLAELRDGIGLVPLIVGLFGLGEVLASHAGLRAGTRIAPIGRIWPRVSELRASLAPALRGTAVGALVGMLPGGKTLLASMMSLALERRVARDRAQYGHGALSGVAGPEAANNASAQAGLVPLIGLGLPGNPAMAVLLGAFMLHGIAPGAVMFERSPELFEAIIWGMVLANLALLVLNLPLIGLWVRLLALPLGWLTPLIVLVGVLGVYAQSRLAFDVALLAGFGLLGYVLRKADYPLAPIVFGVVLGPIFEDNLRRAFMHARGDGLVLLAQPLVLPALGLALLLLLWPLLARWRKMYAIQR; this is encoded by the coding sequence ATGATGAGCCTCGAACTGGCGTGGGCGCTGGCGGGCCCGGCCTTGCTCGGCGCCGGGTTGGGGACACTGGTTGGGGTGTTGCCCGGCATCGGGCCGGCGGCCACCATGGCCTTGCTGTTGCCGGCCTCGTTTCTGCTCGAGCCGCAGGCGGCCATCGTGCTGTTGTGTGGGGTCTATTTCGGGGCCCAGTATGGCTCCTCGACCACCGCCATTTTGCTCAAGCTGCCGGGCGAGGCCTCGGGCGTGGTCACGGCCGAAGAAGGGCACCGGCTGGCGCTCAAGGGGCAGGCCGGGGTGGCGCTGGCGGTGGCGGCGCTGGCCTCGTTTCTGGCCGGCCTCATCACCGCGGCGCTGGTGGCGGCGCTGACACCGGCGCTGGCGCGGCTGGCGCTGGGCTTGGGGCCGGCCGATGTGGCCGCGCTGGTGCTGCTGGCGGCGGTGGCGCTGGTCTGCATCGGCCAGCCGCAGCGCCTCAAGGCCCTGGCCATGCTGCTGCTGGGATTGATGCTCGGGCTGGTGGGCACCGACTTCGGCGGCGGGGCGCCGCGCTTTACCCTCGGGCTGGCTGAACTGCGCGACGGCATCGGCCTCGTGCCGCTGATCGTCGGCCTGTTTGGTCTGGGCGAGGTGCTGGCCAGCCACGCCGGGCTGCGCGCCGGCACGCGCATCGCCCCCATCGGCCGCATCTGGCCGCGCGTGAGCGAACTGCGTGCCAGTCTGGCGCCGGCGCTGCGCGGCACGGCGGTGGGCGCACTGGTGGGGATGCTGCCGGGCGGCAAGACGCTGCTGGCCTCGATGATGAGCCTGGCGCTGGAGCGGCGCGTGGCGCGTGACCGCGCCCAGTACGGGCACGGCGCGCTGTCGGGCGTGGCCGGGCCCGAGGCCGCCAACAACGCCAGCGCCCAAGCCGGGCTGGTGCCGCTGATCGGCCTCGGGCTGCCCGGCAACCCGGCCATGGCGGTGTTGCTGGGGGCCTTCATGCTGCACGGCATCGCCCCCGGCGCTGTCATGTTCGAGCGCTCGCCGGAGCTGTTCGAGGCCATCATCTGGGGCATGGTGCTGGCCAACTTGGCGCTGCTGGTGCTCAATCTGCCGCTGATCGGGCTCTGGGTGCGGCTGCTGGCGCTGCCGCTGGGCTGGCTGACGCCGCTGATCGTGCTGGTGGGCGTGCTTGGGGTCTATGCCCAAAGCCGGCTGGCCTTCGATGTCGCGCTGCTGGCCGGTTTTGGTCTGCTGGGCTATGTGTTGCGCAAGGCCGACTATCCGCTGGCCCCGATCGTCTTTGGCGTCGTGCTCGGGCCGATCTTCGAGGACAACCTGCGCCGCGCCTTCATGCACGCGCGCGGCGATGGGCTGGTGCTGCTGGCGCAACCGCTGGTGCTGCCGGCACTGGGGCTGGCGCTGCTGTTGCTGCTGTGGCCGCTGCTGGCGCGCTGGCGCAAAATGTATGCTATACAGCGCTAA
- a CDS encoding tripartite tricarboxylate transporter TctB family protein, producing MELAPTAQLWGLRAVAWALLLLAVWVLTQVGQRPELALGSFTRMGPGYWPGLLAVALLGVALLLLWRSHRAGWAKAETAAGAAETESAVCAADTESAVCAAEAPNAGQPRAAALTLAAVLGFALLVPVLGVALATWLLALLAARAAANRWPHALLIGSALSLLWLLVFVLGLQVPFQLLPPALAAALHP from the coding sequence TTGGAGCTCGCACCCACCGCCCAGCTCTGGGGCCTGCGCGCGGTGGCTTGGGCGCTGCTGTTGCTGGCGGTGTGGGTGCTGACGCAGGTCGGGCAGCGGCCCGAACTGGCGCTGGGCAGCTTCACGCGCATGGGGCCGGGTTACTGGCCGGGGCTGTTGGCCGTTGCCCTGCTGGGCGTGGCGCTGCTGCTGCTCTGGCGCAGCCATCGGGCCGGCTGGGCCAAGGCCGAAACGGCGGCCGGCGCTGCTGAGACCGAATCTGCGGTCTGCGCCGCTGATACCGAATCGGCGGTCTGCGCCGCCGAGGCCCCCAACGCCGGCCAGCCGCGCGCCGCCGCTCTGACGCTGGCCGCGGTGCTGGGCTTTGCTCTGCTGGTGCCCGTGCTGGGGGTGGCGCTGGCCACCTGGTTGCTGGCGCTGCTGGCGGCGCGCGCCGCCGCCAACCGCTGGCCGCACGCGCTGTTGATCGGATCGGCCTTGAGCCTGCTCTGGCTGCTGGTGTTTGTGCTCGGCTTGCAGGTGCCGTTTCAGCTGCTGCCGCCGGCCCTGGCAGCGGCCTTGCATCCATGA